TCAGCATTTTTGTTCCTCCCTTTGCAATTCATTGTTCGAACATGACTTAAGTATACACATTCCAGTTACTGGAAAGTCAAGCACTGTTTTAAAACTTTTTAAAAAAGCCTGCCTTTTTACCCGGCAGGCTTTATGCTGTTCTACTCAAACTTCATTTCAATATCGGTCTTTAAGGCCAGTCCCGCTTCAGCCTCCATGGCCTTGACCACGCCAACAGCTACCGGACAGGCCGGGTGCTTCATATGCTTTGCAAAGATCTTATAAACTGTATTGCTGTCATATTTTTCTTTACAGCAGATTCCAAGAGCATCCAACGGCTCTTTCAGGTCCTC
The DNA window shown above is from Eubacterium limosum and carries:
- a CDS encoding DUF6951 family protein, producing MTTLKLNAGPCGFNTVIKAETEKPYKVKVTVESECPHYKTVNEDLKEPLDALGICCKEKYDSNTVYKIFAKHMKHPACPVAVGVVKAMEAEAGLALKTDIEMKFE